The DNA region CTCTTTCCGATGACGGGATAATCACCGACAACATAACATGGAACGTTGACGGTTCAAACTACGATACAGATACACTGACTTTCAGAGCGGATGAGCTTGCAGGAAAAGAGGCTGGTGTACACAGGGTATGCTGCTTTATCGAAGGTCATGATGAAGACGGGATAATCTACCGTGAAAAATCATCTGATGCACTTTTCGTAATTGCCAAAGGCGTTATTCCGGATTCGTTCATATCTTTCTCTGACGTACACGAGGAATATATTCTTATCGGAAATGCGATAGAGACTACGATGAATCGTACCGGCGGATATATTCCGGGCCTTATAGTATGTACCGGCGACCTTGTAAACGGACCGACACCGGACAGCGACTATATGCTGGAGAAATACTATCCGCTTATAAAACCGCAGCTCGGCGGCATCGACACAGTATTTGTTTCGGGAAACCACGATCCTGGAAAGGCGGCTTCAGAAATGTCAGTAAAGGCTGATCTGGGTGCTGCGAAGGATCTTTCAGCATCAGGCGGGCTTATTTTTGACGGCAGATCAGATGCGGTGAAAGCAAACGGAACGAGTAGTCTTGCGGACGGAAACATAAAGGTATTCAGGTGATTCGTCATTTGTAGTGGGTAAGGCCTATCTTCAGGTACGCATTTATTCCACGATCCACTTGACAATGAGCCTCTGTCAGCATGATATTCTGTCCGCCGAGGCAGGCGCCGCCTAAAGGCTGTGCTGCCTGGCAAACAGCCTATCACACTGCCTTCTCATTATCAAGTGGCTTTCGCGGCATAAAAGCTCAGTTATACCAAAGCGAATGTTTTAATAGCATTATTAACAGCAGTGTCAATATCAAGCTTTCCGCAGTTCAGATATATCATTGTTTTGAAATACTCCATATTTCTAAAACCACGTGCTCTGCACTTAACATTTTGTATTATGCAGTTTACGCCTTCAAGAATAGCATTTGTATATCTGTAATCAAAGTAGTTAAGTATTTCAGTCCAGTGACTTTTAACGAGTTTGCAGAACCCTTTAATGTCATCAAGGCGTGAATGCATCATCCAGGAACATAGCTTTTTTAGTCTTGGTTCTGCACTTTGTCTATCTATGCACTGCTCATAAATATCCTGTAGTTCCACTCTGATAGCATATGCTCTTGCAGTCTTTAAATGCTTTGCAGACTTAAGGATTTTCTGTTTCCATTCGAGTTGTTTGTCTGTCAGATTGCCTTCGTTTTTCAGCCAAAGATATTTGCTTCCTTTAAGCTCTGACTCATACTTACTCTCTTTTTTCCGTACTTTATCAACTGCTTCATTAGCGTGTTTAATTACATGAAATTTGTCAGCTACTGTTTTGCTGTTTTTAAAGTTTTCAGTTATTCCTTTCTTGAATCCAAGGGACATATCACATGTAACAATATCTATATTGTCAGGAACTCCTTTGTGTTCCTTGAAGTCAGTTACAAACTTATCTACTGTTGTATGATCTTTTCCTTCTGTTGTATAGATTACTTTGCGTTCGTCCAGATCAACCATGACACTTATGTAGTTATGTCCTTTACGGCTTGTTTCATCAATTCCTAAGTTTCTGACTGATGAATAGTCTTCAAGCTTACGTGCGTCATCAACGTAATGCTTGATTACTCGCCAAAGTCTTTTATCGTTCACTTCCAGAAGCTTAGCAATTGATGATACGGACATATGTTTTGCATATTCCATCACCATAGCTTCAAACAGCAGCGTGAATCCTGAATTCTTTCTTGCCCACGGTACACGAGCTGTTGGACAATGGCCTTCTCCGTCACTTACTTTAGGCACTCTGGCGTGTATATATGTTTTGTACTGAAAGAAATTCAGATGTTGCCATGTTCTTTTTACGGTGTCGTGGGCGCTCTTCTCAATTGGTTTTCCATCTGCATCTACCCACTGCTTTCCATCATCAAAATAGAATATGAACCTTGCTCCTCGTTCAAAGTCTACGTCTATATGAAGTTCCATTTTCGATGAACCTTCTTTTTCTGGTTTAAGTTCTACCTTGGTGACTTTCCATGGATATTCGAGCTGAAGTGCTGCTGTGAATAAAGCTGTATTATCAAACAATTGTATGTACCTTCCTTTATTTACTGGTACTTTAAATGATACTCCATTATATGAATTTTAGCAAGTGGCTTTCATGGTCTACCCACTATAAACGACGAAAGGCCGGTATTCAGCATCAACTACGAGGCTGCGATACACAGAAACACCCACGATTACCGGTACTATTCCTACGACGGTGTGATCGAAAGCACGGAAAAATTTCTTGAAAACGCATCAAAAGATTATAACGGAGAACTGATCCTTATTTCCGCTCATTCCGGACTGCACGTACTCGGTATGGAGCCTGCGTCAGTAAATCCGTCCGGCGGTCGGATCTCACAGTGGATCGGTGAAAACGCCTACAACATTGACCGTTCCTATGATCTTGCTTCGCTTATAAACAGCTATGCCGAAAAATACGACATGAATATTATATACCTTTTCGGTCACGACCATTCAAGACAGGAAACGGAACTTATTCTGACCGAAGGGAACGATATTACCAGTGCGAAAAGCTACACTGAACAGACTTACGGAACACTTCCGCTTAAGTTTACATACGCCCATTCGGGATATCTTTCAACCGTAATAGGCTCTGCTGATTCAAACTTCAGTTTTGTTTATAAAGACGACGACGGATACAGTTTTGATCTTATAAGAACCTATGACAACACCGTACGCCACACAAGTTTTGCAGACAGATACACTGCTTCCGTAAAGTCCACAGAAACAACCGCTCCCGCAGAAACTGCGCCACTGATAACTGAACAGGCGGCGACGACAGAAACCTCTGCCGCCGATACAGTAACGGAGCCCGCAGTGACCGCTCCGGCAGTTTCAGAAAACGAGACAACAGCCGCATCTTCTGATGTGCAAACTTCAGAAAGCAAAAAAGAAACCGAAGCAGTATCTTCCCAAAACAGAAGTCCTCTTCCGGAAACAGGCCGAAACTCTCCCGCAGTCCCGGCACTTACAGGCAGCGCACTTATACTTCTTTTCCTCGGCGCATCAGCCGTGAAGAAAAGCGGGAAGAAATGATTTGGTCTTCTGAACAAAATATGTACTTTGCTTCATACTAATCTGTCCGAACCAAATGGCTGCATATGGAAATATGCAGCCATTTTTCTATAGCATCATCCGGCTCGCAAGAGACGGATGATACCGAGGGCGAGGCGACCGCCCAGCATTGTGCAGCCAAGCCATTACAGTAAATAATTTTCATTGTATAACTACGCCGGATATGTTATACTAAAAAAGAAGAATGAGCGAAGTCTTCCAGTCTGTTATCAACGATTGCAGCAAGTTCGTTCTGACGTCGATCAACAAAGCTTTCGGCAAAAGATACATCATACAGAAAGGGTGAGAATTATACTAAAAACAAAACCTTACTATGCTCCTCAGAATGGTTGGAGCAGTGACGATTATTACAGTCTGCACAGGTATCTGCACAGGCTTGTTACTCACGCTGACCGCAAAAAGGACGAGATTGAACAGCTCGATGTACAACAAATGTCCGATAAGACCAGGGTTCTGCTGTACTGTATCATCAGCTATTATCACCTTGAAAAGCTGTTTGAGCTTTCTAACTTGCAGAAACTTACAGAATGCCAGCCGCTTTCAGAACCTCTTGTTCTGAGCAATCACGGGCTGAAAGAAGAAAATGTTTACTATAAAATGAATGTGATGTTCTGAGGTGGCAATGATTGGAATTGAATGTACGCTTGATGATTTCAAGGACGCACTTGAAGCACTAAATGAAAAGTTGAAAGCTCATCATATCACCATTGAGATCAGGGCTATCGGTGGTTTTGCGATGCTTTATAACAAGCTCCGAACCGGCGGCTATACAATGGATGTAGATACAGCAACAAAGGATATGACAGAAGGAGTCCAGGCACTTATCCGTGAGATTGCAGAGGAAAAGGGACTTGACGAAGACTGGATCAACAACGATTCATACGGTCTGCCTGAGGTAATGGATATTATCGGCAAGTTGGAATGGATAATAGATGACAGCTATTCAAATATCATGCTGTATATCGCAAAAATAGAAAGTCTGCTTCTGCTTAAAGTCCGCGCTGTTCACTTTGCAGGCTTAGTGTTAGCGCCCACCTATCCTGTCATCCAAAAGTGAATGTATTTTGTCAGGGCAGGGACAGTATTTTGTCAACTGAATTGGAAAAACAAACTGACACCCCCAGCACGGAGGTGTCAATTTCAATCTAGAGAGCTATGCTCTCGGCAAAATCCCACATGGCGCTCAGGTCGCTCCCCAGCGTTGCCCTATCCTCCATTGTGGGCAAAAGCCCGTTAATCAAGTTGAACCGCAACATCAGATAATCAGTGACCGGCTCCGGTTACTTCGTTTTCAAGTACAATATCTACAGATTTGCTGTCGATACAGGTCTGTTTCATCTGTGCACCATAGATAAGTGACTGACTGCAGGCACGGTTTACGAGTCGTGGATTTCCGCCTGAAAAAGTAAAAATAGATTTCATTGCATCTTCAGTGAAGACAGGATTTTCCTGTCCGGCATAATGAAGCTGTGATTCAATGTACTGCTTGGTTTCTGAAAAATCCATAGGAGTAAGAAAGCATTCAACATCTACTCTTTCAAGAATGGCTCTGTATGCGGAAAGACGGAGTTTGTCCCAGAGTTCAGTCTGACCCGAAAGTATTAGTGCCATTGGATTTTCGGAATCCATTTTGTAATTCAGAAGAAAGCGGGCCTCTTCAAGCATTTCTTTTGGCAACAGATGTGCTTCGTCAAGAATCACGACCACTTTACGTTTCTGCATATTCCTCATTATTTCAATCTGCTTATGCAAAGCGTTTCTCGCTGCATTGCGATGAAATTCGGATTTGCATCCGAGCTGGTTCAGGAGATAGTTGTAGAAGCTTCGCGGAGTCAGTTTTGAATCAGAAACGTACAGAACCATGTACTCTGATTCAGGAAGTTCATCCTTTAAACGACGAAGTGTACTTGTCTTGCCGGTACCTGGTTCACCAATCAGCAGTGCGAATGACTGTTTCTGTGCAGTGATGATCAGACGACTGAAAACTTCAGTATTCTGATGTGTTCTGTGCAGCTGATCAGATGGAATACCGCGCGTAAACGGTGTATGCTGCATACCATAAAACATTTCAAACATTTTCAGCACCCTCCAATACCTGTGAATACGAAATAATAGCTCGACGTTCCTTTTCCCCGGCGCTCTTTGTAACAGCATCAAGAAGTCTTGAAGAATCCGCTGGGATACTTTCAATTTCAGCACGTTTCGGTTTTTTAGCAACGTGTGTACCTACCTTAGCCGGTTCAGCGTAAAACGGTTCATGATTCTTTGCTTCAATCCTTACACGTGCAATATTCTGAGGATCATAAACAACATCCACCTGCTGTCCGGCATAAAGAACGCCAACATCATAATCTTTACCCATGAAGCTGATACATCCTGACTTGTTAACTTTACGGGTTTCACAGTGCAGGAAAGCAGTTGAGAGTATTGCATCATCCGGATAGCGTAATGGCATGGAATCGCATTTGAATGCCTGTTCCGGGGTTATTCCGAGTGCACTGTGTATTTTACTGTGGTAACATTCAGAGAGCCAGGCGTTAAACAGTCTGTTCAGTTCTTCTATGCTGTCAGGACGGTTCAGGTTTACCTCTTCAATGAACGAGTCAACGGTATGGTTGAAGCGTTCCTGTTTTCCTTTACCCTGAGGATTACGCGGTTTAGCATACAGCAGTTTAATACTCAGAAGACTGCATGCACGCTTCATCCATTGGGTACGATACTGTGAACCGTTGTCGAAGTAGATACGACGGGGAAGTCCAAATTTCTGAATGCCTTTCTTCAGTGTATCCTCAACAATGCTCTGCTCCATATCTCCATAAAACTCAGCATGAACAATGTAACGTGTTGCATCGTCAATCAGACACGACATGTACGTTGGCTGCGGCTTTCCGTCGATAGTCAGCGTTGGTCCGTATTTCAGGTCTCCCTGCCACAAGTCACAGCGATGAACTCTGGCAAAACGCTGTGAACCGTATCCATGATCCTGATAGGTCTTCATCATCTGAGATGAATAACCCGCCCTTGATAGTGCACGCTGAAGCGTCGTTCGTTTCAGCATGCCAACTTCGACCTTGTTTTCAAGTTCAAGTATCTGGATGATGGTAGGGACGCTTCGTGACGGAACTTCACGGCGCAGACGGATTGCCTCTTCCAGGATCTCCTTAGTGATCACGGTATTCTGTTCCGGTACTTTCCCTTTGGGTTTTAATCCGTCGATTCCATTTCCGTTATACGCATCCACATAGCGCTGGAGTGTTCTTGTTGATACTTCAAACGTATCAGCTAATTCCCAGCGCTTGCCGTAATACTCATCCTGAGACAGAGTGGTATCAAGCAGTGGCGCTATCATGATCACACGCTGTTCAGCTATCTCTTTTGCCAGTTTCTGATTTTTCATGTCCATAGAGGTACCTCCTTGTAGTTGATATCTCTATCATAGTACAGGTCAGACTGAAATGACAGGCGAACTAATGAACTTCCATTCATTGGAATTTACGACTATTCTGACAAAATAGGTGAGCGTGTCAAATGTTGATTCAAAACTGCTTCTGACGACCAGTGCAGGATGCTCAATTTTAAGTCTTCTGACAGTCGCAGAACCAAAATTCAGGAACTTTCTTACCCAGTTTCGGATGCGTATTATCGTGCTGTCATCAACATCATAGTTGTCAAGACCATCATATATTTCAGCTATTATTTCAGTACTGAGATGTTTGTAAGGAGCAACGTAATCCGGAAGCTCGCGGTGATAACGGTCCGCATTCCGGGCAGTAGAAAACTCTGAGAGACAGAGTGATTCGCTCTTCGCCGGATACGCGCAGATACCGTCTGCACCTTCCGTGTGACTTCATTGGTTTGCCGCAAATTGGACAAACAGGTGAATTTGTTCCTGTAATTTCGACGATTCCGTCCTTGACTTTTTCACGAAAAAATGATATACTTTTCATTGTTGAGGGACGATAGCTGTGTCATAATTGCGAGTTATGACGATCAAAACAGCTATCGTTTATTCCTTTCTAAAGGTTAATACAATTATTATATCATTTTTATAGATAAAAACACAGACGGCATCATCCCGAAATTCGAATCGGAACGATGCCGTTTTCTATTATTTGTTACCGCGTGCCCGAAGGATGGGTTTATCGCGTTGGTTTTCCCGTGAGCATTCCGTGTCTGGGCCGCAGTTGCAGGACTGACTTTCCAGAATCTTGTACATTTCCCTTGACAGAACTGTTGCCTGCGTGACAAGATACAGTGCCTATTGGACGACATTATGGGTGGTCGGTAACACTTAGTTCCGAGAATCACAGACCAGACCGATGTTCTTGATATTCTCGCTTTCCTTGGTATCCATACCATAGAAGAAGTCAAACAGAATCCACTGACGAAAGGCTTTGAGAAGAAGTATCCAAGGTGCTTTGCGTTTTTAAAGGAAACAGGTAAATGGTAATATAAACTATGAAAAAAGGATATGCTTTCGTTTTACAAAAAGCATATCCTTTTCTTTTGTTTAAGCAACTATACCTTACGTGTTCCTTGCATAGCTGATTCACGAGAGATCAGAGTCTATTGAATTCATCAGTAAACTCACGGTGCTTTCCGACGAAGCGGTACGCAGGACGGATTATTTTTCCGTTGTTTATCAGTTCCTCGAGGCGGTGAGCACTCCATCCTGAAATTCTTGAAACCGCAAAGATAGGAGTGAAGAGTTCACGCGGAATGCCCAGCATTGAATATACAAGTCCGCTGTAGAAATCGACGTTTGCACAGACAGGCTTGAAAAGCTTTCTTTTCTGAGCGATGCAGTCTTTGCCGATCTTTTCAACGCGGTCATAAAGCTCAAATTCCTTCTCAAGTCCCTTTTCTGCAGCCAGCTGCCCTGCAAGATTCTTAAGAATTATCTCACGCGGGTCGGAAACAGTATAGACTGCATGTCCAAGACCGTAGATAAGTCCTTTTCCGTCAAAGCTTTCACCGTCAAGTATGCTGTTGAGATAATCTCTGATCTGTTCATCGTTTTCGGTATCTGCAACGTTTTTCTTTATGTCATCGAACATTTCAAGTACCTTGAGATTGGCTCCGCCGTGACGCGGTCCCTTGAGTGATGAGATTGATGCTGCGGTCGCGGAATAAGTGTCAGTACCTGATGATGTAACAACATGATTTGTAAATGTTGAATTGTTTCCGCCGCCGTGTTCTGCGTGAAGCACAAGGGCAGTATCGAGTACCCTTGCTTCAAGGTCTGTAAAGTATCCGTCATCACGAAGCATGTACAGAATATTTTCCGCTATCGAATATCTTTTTTTCGGAGTGCGGATAAGCAGGCTTCTGCCCAGTTCCATGTGCTGATAAGCGTAGTATGCGTAAACAGCCATAAGCGGCATCTTGCAGATGAGCTGAAGTGACTGTCTTAATACATCCGCGATCTCAACTGAATCCGGATTGGTGTCGTAGGAATAAAGTGTGATGACACTTTTCTGAAGAGCGTTCATAATATTTGCCGGAGGTGCCTTGAGTATCGTGTCACGCACGAACTGGCCTGTAAGCTCTTCGAGACTGCTCATTATTGCAAGAAAGCTTTCGAACTGCTTCGGATCCGGCAGTTCACCGAAAAGCAGAAGATAAGTAATTTCCTCGAAAAGAAATCTTTTGCTTTCAGTATTTTTCAGAAGATCGCACACATTGTATCCCTGATAGTAGAGTTTTCCTTCAGCAGGGTATTTTTCTCCGTTCACAGTTTCGTACGCGCAGACATCGCTTATCTCCGTAAGTCCCGTAAGCACACCCTTCCCGTCAGAATCACGAAGTCCGCGCTTGACATCGTATATTCTGTAGTATTCAGGGTCAAATTCACGTGAAACGGCACAGCACTTTACAAGTTCATCGAATTCAGCATTCAGCTTTTCTGTCATTTCCATCATTGAGTAGTTCATAGTTTCAGGCCCTCATAATTTCCGGTTCAACATAATGAAATATATATAAAATTATTATATCATACTCACGAGTGGTTTTCAAGTATATTCTTAACGGTGCTGTTTACCGCTGAAGGATCTGCCCTGCCTTTCAGTTCTTTCATTACCCTGCCGACGAAAAAGCCGAAGACCTTTGTTTCACCGTTTCTGTACTGCTCAAAAGGCTTTGGATTATCCGCTATTATTTTCTTCACGGTCTCTGCTATCAGCTCTTCGTCGTCAAGAGTTCCAAGGCCGTTTTCCTCAGTAAACCTGCGGATGTCAAAACTGCCGTCGCTTTTAAGCATCGCACGGAAAACCTTTTTTCCGGCTTCACGCTTAAGCTCACCGGACACTACAAGTCCGGCAAATTCCGCAAACTTTTCAGGAGACAGATTTATATCTTCCGGATCAGTACCGGTCTCGTTGATAAACGAAAGCAGTCCGCCTGTAAACCAGAATCGCACTTCTCCCGGTGCTCCGCAAAGACTGACAGTGTTTTCAAAAAGATCGGCAAGATTCTTTGAAGCGGTGATAAGTGCCGCATCTTCCTCAGACAGAGACATCTCACGGACAAGACGTTCCGCCCTTTCATCTGCAAATTCGGGAATAAGATCCCTGCAGCGTCTGATCTCCTCATCGCTTATATGAAAAGCGGGCAGATCTGGTTCAGGGAAGTAGCGGTAGTCCTTGGCCTCCTCCTTGGAACGCATTGCGAAGGAACGCCCTGATGCGTTATCCCAGCGGCGTGTTTCCTGAATGATCGTTCCGCCGTTTTCCACGACCTTTATCTGTCTTGCCGATTCGTATGCTATCGCTCTTTCTATCGCACGGAAGGAATTGATGTTTTTCATCTCGGTACGGGTGCCGAATTCTTCGCTTCCTTCAGGACGAACGGAAAGATTGACATCAGCACGCATCGACCCTTCCTCCATTTTGCAGTCGGATATTCCGAGATACTTAAAAACTGACCTTAAGCGGTACAGAAAGGCATTCACTTCTTCAGCGTTCCTGAAATCAGGTTCAGTTACTATCTCAACGAGCGGAACACCGCATCTGTTGTAATCGAGGAAAGCTGTTTTACCGTCCGGGCTGTGAACGATCTTGCCTGCATCCTCTTCCATGTGCATCTCGTGAATGCGTATGACTTTTTTGTTCCCGTCAGCTGTTTTTATCTCAGTATGTCCGTTCACGGCAACGGGCGCATAAAGCTGCGAAATCTGGTATGCCTTCGGCAGATCCGGATAGAAATAATTCTTGCGGTCAAAGCGAAAATCGCGCGTGATCCCGCATCCGAGGGCAAGGCCTGCCTTTACGGCAAATTCAAGGACCTTCCTGTTGAACACAGGCAGAGTTCCCGGCATTCCGGTGCACACCGGACAGCAGTGCGTGTTCGGCTCACCGCCGAACTCAGTTGTGCACGAGCAGAAAAGCTTGCTCTTCGATGCAAGTTCAACATGGACTTCAAGTCCTATCACTGTTTCGTATTTCATAGCTTTCCTCACCTCACTTTCCTAATGTACGCTTTTCATCCGGAAGTTTCCCGCCGGCCGGAACATGACTTTGTACTGTGACGCTGTCCCGGTACGCAGACAGGCTGCTTCCGCGCATGTGCCAGTCCGTGCGGATCTGAAATGCATGCGCTGCATTCAGCACGAGTCCGTCATCTGCCGCACGTCCGGTAAACTGAGCGCCTACCGGCATGCCGTTTTCGTCAGTTCCGCACGGAAACGACACCGAAGGCAGTCCCGCAAGATTTGCAAAAACGGTAAAAACATCGGAACAGTACACCGAAACCGGATCTGCCGCTCCGCTTCCGATAAGAGGAGCTGTTCCCGGTGCGGTCGGCGTCAGCAGAAGGTCTGTACCGGTAAATATTCTGTCGAGTTCACTTCTGACTGCATTTCTGATCTTCATCGCTTTCAGATAGTATTCATCATAGTATCCGCCTGAAAGAATGGTGGTTCCGAGGAGTATCCTTTTCTTTACCTCGGTACCGAATCCTTCACTTCGCGAACGGCAGTAAAGGTCGTTAAGGTCTTCGGGGTTTTCTGCACGGTATCCGTATTTTATACCGTCAAATCTTGCGAGGTTCGAACTTGCTTCAGCCATGGCGATGGTGTAGTATGCGGAAAAAGCCTGCTTTAAATACGGGAAGCTCACTTCTTTCACCCGAGCTCCCGCCTTATCCAGTTCCTCTGCTGCATCCAGAACTTTCTGCGCCGTTCCGGCATCTGCCATCCCCGCTTCAAAGATTTCCTTCAGCACACCGATCCTCAGTCCCTTTACATCGCCTGTAAGGCCGGAAAGAAGCGAAGACGAAAACATACTTCGTGATGTGCTGTCACGTTCATCGGCACCGCAGATGACGTCGGTTACAGCTGCACAGTCCTCTGCAGTGCGGCAGACCGGACCGATCTGATCAAAGGATGAGGCGTAGGCGATAAGTCCGTACCGCGACACAGCTCCGTAAGTCGGTTTGAACCCCGTAACTCCGCAGTACGCTGAGGGCTGTCTTACTGAACCTCCGGTATCTGATCCGAGTGCCGCAGGTATGATGTCTGCTGCAACGGCAGCAGCGCATCCGCCGGATGAACCGCCTGCGGATCTTTCCGTGCCATGCGGATTCCGTACAGGTCCGAAATATGATGTTTCCGACAGGCTTCCCATTGCAAACTCATCCATGTTGAGCTTGCCGATGATGACTGCCCCTGCATTTTCAAGCTTTTCCACAGCCGCTGCACTGTAAAACGGAACAAAGTTTTCAAGCATTTTTGAAGCACATGTAGTGCGTATTCCTTCCGTACAGATATTGTCCTTTACCGCCACAGGCACACCTGCAAGCGGAGAAGTCAGCGTTCCGTCATCAATACGCTTCTGTACATCCGCCGCCCTCATCAGAGCTTTTTCCCGGCAGATGGTTATGAAAGCATTTATTCTGCCGTTTTCCCTTTCGGCTGCATCAAGTGCCGTTGAAACCGCCTCCGTAACTGAGAGCTTTCCGGAACGGATGAGCCTTCCCGTTTCAAGAGCTGTCATTACTCGTCCCCTCCCTTGTCAAATGTATCGGGAGCACAGAAATATTCCTCAGTGTGTTCCGGTGCGTTTTGTAATATTTTATCCCGTTCAGCCGACGGCTTAACTTCATCTTCACGCGGTTCAGACACCGGCTGTGCCGCTTCTGAACCGGTTTCAGGAATATCACCGATATCCAGATTTCCGATGATCTCCGCCAGTTTTCCAAGTTCAGTCACCATTTTCTCAGTCTCATCTTCAGTAAGAATCAGCTTGCTCAGTTCCGCTGCACGCAGAACTGTATTGCGGTCTGTTTTCATATATTTCAAAGCTTTCTGTATTTTCAGCCTATCTGTAAATACAGAAACTTATCCTCCGTTTCCATGTTTGTGCGGCCACTGAAACTTCCGGTCATCTTCCCGCTCCGTAAAACACACCGGTATCTCCGTTCTGATCAGTGTTCCAGTAACTATTATACACTGTGGCTCCCCTCTCTGTAAACAGGAAACTGCAGACGACTCCGTACTCTACAAGGCGGCCGATGTAGGAAACTCATATGACTGCACCTTCCAATCATCAATGAAGCTCAACAATTTTGAAGTAAAATTCGGAAAGGATGACGAGCTCAGACACATTGCCGATCTGAAGGATGCTATCAACAAGGTGACTTCAACCAACTACAAATTCATCGAAGATTTAATAGATGTTCCGAGCTGGCTCATAGCCGATTTCATGATAAAGAGAAATGAGTACATCCATTCAAAGCTCGGATTCTGATACATAAACGACAAATCAGCATAACCCGCAGGCGTTTTGATATAATCCCCTTAGAGTAAACACTCGAAATAACGAAAATCGTGTATACACTAAGGGGGTTATTTTTTACGCAGGCTGGTTATGCTGATCTTTT from Ruminococcus sp. HUN007 includes:
- a CDS encoding DDE-type integrase/transposase/recombinase is translated as MDMKNQKLAKEIAEQRVIMIAPLLDTTLSQDEYYGKRWELADTFEVSTRTLQRYVDAYNGNGIDGLKPKGKVPEQNTVITKEILEEAIRLRREVPSRSVPTIIQILELENKVEVGMLKRTTLQRALSRAGYSSQMMKTYQDHGYGSQRFARVHRCDLWQGDLKYGPTLTIDGKPQPTYMSCLIDDATRYIVHAEFYGDMEQSIVEDTLKKGIQKFGLPRRIYFDNGSQYRTQWMKRACSLLSIKLLYAKPRNPQGKGKQERFNHTVDSFIEEVNLNRPDSIEELNRLFNAWLSECYHSKIHSALGITPEQAFKCDSMPLRYPDDAILSTAFLHCETRKVNKSGCISFMGKDYDVGVLYAGQQVDVVYDPQNIARVRIEAKNHEPFYAEPAKVGTHVAKKPKRAEIESIPADSSRLLDAVTKSAGEKERRAIISYSQVLEGAENV
- a CDS encoding AAA family ATPase, whose product is MFEMFYGMQHTPFTRGIPSDQLHRTHQNTEVFSRLIITAQKQSFALLIGEPGTGKTSTLRRLKDELPESEYMVLYVSDSKLTPRSFYNYLLNQLGCKSEFHRNAARNALHKQIEIMRNMQKRKVVVILDEAHLLPKEMLEEARFLLNYKMDSENPMALILSGQTELWDKLRLSAYRAILERVDVECFLTPMDFSETKQYIESQLHYAGQENPVFTEDAMKSIFTFSGGNPRLVNRACSQSLIYGAQMKQTCIDSKSVDIVLENEVTGAGH
- a CDS encoding ISL3 family transposase, with translation MFDNTALFTAALQLEYPWKVTKVELKPEKEGSSKMELHIDVDFERGARFIFYFDDGKQWVDADGKPIEKSAHDTVKRTWQHLNFFQYKTYIHARVPKVSDGEGHCPTARVPWARKNSGFTLLFEAMVMEYAKHMSVSSIAKLLEVNDKRLWRVIKHYVDDARKLEDYSSVRNLGIDETSRKGHNYISVMVDLDERKVIYTTEGKDHTTVDKFVTDFKEHKGVPDNIDIVTCDMSLGFKKGITENFKNSKTVADKFHVIKHANEAVDKVRKKESKYESELKGSKYLWLKNEGNLTDKQLEWKQKILKSAKHLKTARAYAIRVELQDIYEQCIDRQSAEPRLKKLCSWMMHSRLDDIKGFCKLVKSHWTEILNYFDYRYTNAILEGVNCIIQNVKCRARGFRNMEYFKTMIYLNCGKLDIDTAVNNAIKTFALV
- a CDS encoding citrate synthase, coding for MNYSMMEMTEKLNAEFDELVKCCAVSREFDPEYYRIYDVKRGLRDSDGKGVLTGLTEISDVCAYETVNGEKYPAEGKLYYQGYNVCDLLKNTESKRFLFEEITYLLLFGELPDPKQFESFLAIMSSLEELTGQFVRDTILKAPPANIMNALQKSVITLYSYDTNPDSVEIADVLRQSLQLICKMPLMAVYAYYAYQHMELGRSLLIRTPKKRYSIAENILYMLRDDGYFTDLEARVLDTALVLHAEHGGGNNSTFTNHVVTSSGTDTYSATAASISSLKGPRHGGANLKVLEMFDDIKKNVADTENDEQIRDYLNSILDGESFDGKGLIYGLGHAVYTVSDPREIILKNLAGQLAAEKGLEKEFELYDRVEKIGKDCIAQKRKLFKPVCANVDFYSGLVYSMLGIPRELFTPIFAVSRISGWSAHRLEELINNGKIIRPAYRFVGKHREFTDEFNRL
- the gatB gene encoding Asp-tRNA(Asn)/Glu-tRNA(Gln) amidotransferase subunit GatB, which encodes MKYETVIGLEVHVELASKSKLFCSCTTEFGGEPNTHCCPVCTGMPGTLPVFNRKVLEFAVKAGLALGCGITRDFRFDRKNYFYPDLPKAYQISQLYAPVAVNGHTEIKTADGNKKVIRIHEMHMEEDAGKIVHSPDGKTAFLDYNRCGVPLVEIVTEPDFRNAEEVNAFLYRLRSVFKYLGISDCKMEEGSMRADVNLSVRPEGSEEFGTRTEMKNINSFRAIERAIAYESARQIKVVENGGTIIQETRRWDNASGRSFAMRSKEEAKDYRYFPEPDLPAFHISDEEIRRCRDLIPEFADERAERLVREMSLSEEDAALITASKNLADLFENTVSLCGAPGEVRFWFTGGLLSFINETGTDPEDINLSPEKFAEFAGLVVSGELKREAGKKVFRAMLKSDGSFDIRRFTEENGLGTLDDEELIAETVKKIIADNPKPFEQYRNGETKVFGFFVGRVMKELKGRADPSAVNSTVKNILENHS
- the gatA gene encoding Asp-tRNA(Asn)/Glu-tRNA(Gln) amidotransferase subunit GatA, with amino-acid sequence MTALETGRLIRSGKLSVTEAVSTALDAAERENGRINAFITICREKALMRAADVQKRIDDGTLTSPLAGVPVAVKDNICTEGIRTTCASKMLENFVPFYSAAAVEKLENAGAVIIGKLNMDEFAMGSLSETSYFGPVRNPHGTERSAGGSSGGCAAAVAADIIPAALGSDTGGSVRQPSAYCGVTGFKPTYGAVSRYGLIAYASSFDQIGPVCRTAEDCAAVTDVICGADERDSTSRSMFSSSLLSGLTGDVKGLRIGVLKEIFEAGMADAGTAQKVLDAAEELDKAGARVKEVSFPYLKQAFSAYYTIAMAEASSNLARFDGIKYGYRAENPEDLNDLYCRSRSEGFGTEVKKRILLGTTILSGGYYDEYYLKAMKIRNAVRSELDRIFTGTDLLLTPTAPGTAPLIGSGAADPVSVYCSDVFTVFANLAGLPSVSFPCGTDENGMPVGAQFTGRAADDGLVLNAAHAFQIRTDWHMRGSSLSAYRDSVTVQSHVPAGGKLPDEKRTLGK